From the Glutamicibacter halophytocola genome, the window CGGGGGTGTGGAGCTCGGTGCAGGCACCGGAACGCGGACGCTTCCTGCTGCGTGTCGCGGCCCGGCTGGCCGAGCGCAAGGAGGAGTTCGCCCTGGCCGAAACCCTGGATAGCGGAAAGCGGATTATCGAGTCCCGGATCGACATGGACGACATCATCGCCTGCTTCGAGTATTTCGGAAGGCTCGCCGGGCAGGATGCCGGGCGGATCGTCGACGCGGATGACGCCAATGTGCTCAGCCGCATCGCCTACGAGCCGGTGGGCGTCGCGACCATGATCACCCCGTGGAACTACCCGCTGCTGCAGGCAGCCTGGAAGATCGCCCCGGCGCTGGCTGCTGGCTGCTCCTTCGTGCTCAAGCCTGCCGAGCTGACCCCGTCCACCGCGGTGCTCATGATGGATGTGCTGCGTCAGGAAGGCCTGCCCGACGGCGTGGCCAACCTGGTCACCGGTGCGGGAGCCACTGCTGGCGCGGTGCTTTCGGAGCACCCGGAGGTGGATCTGGTGTCCTTTACCGGCGGGCTGGTGACCGGCCGGAAGATCGCCGCGGCGGCCGCCGGGACGGTCAAGAAGGTGGCCCTGGAGCTGGGCGGCAAGAACCCGAACGTGATCTTCGCCGATGCGGACTTCGACGCTGCCGTGGACAACGCCCTGAACGGCGCGTTTGTCCATTCGGGCCAGGTCTGCTCGGCCGGTTCCCGCCTAGTGGTCGAAGCAAGCATTGCCGAAAAGTTCGTGGATGCGCTGGTGCGCAAGGCCGAGCAGATCACCCTGGGCGGCCCGTTCGACGAGCAGGCCGAGACGGGTCCGCTGATTTCCGCCGAGCACCTGGCCAAGGTTGACGCCTACGTGCAGGGCGGCATCGCCGAGGGCGCCCGGGTGCGCTGCGGCGGGCGCAAGGCCACCGAGGAGGACGGCTCTGGCCTGGGCTCCGGCCACTTCTACCTGCCGACCGTGATCGACCAGGTCACCGGTTCCATGAGCGTGGCCCAGGACGAGGCCTTCGGCCCGACCGTGACGGTGGAAACCTTCACCACCGAAGAAGAGGCCATCAAGATTGCCAACGACACCGTCTACGGCTTGGCCGGCGCGGTGTGGACCCAGGACGCCGGCAAGGCCCAGCGCGTCGCCAATCGCCTGCGCCACGGCACCATCTGGATCAACGACTACCACCCGTACCTGCCGCAGGCGGAATGGGGAGGCTTTGGCCAGTCCGGCAACGGCCGCGAGCTTGGCCCTACCGGGCTTGGCGAGTACCAGGAAGCAAAGCACATCTACCAGAATCTGAACCCGCAGGTTACCGGCTGGTTTGCCGAGAAGTAGCGGGAAAGGGAGAAAAATGAGCATTGACAAAAAAGACTTCGATTACATCATTGTTGGCGGCGGTTCAGCAGGCGCCGCGGTCGCATCGCGATTGAGCGAAGATCCCTCCGTTTCCGTTGCGCTGGTCGAGGCCGGTCCGGACGACCGCGGCTATGACGAGGTATTGCAGCTCGACCGCTGGATGGAGCTGCTCGAATCGGGCCTTGACTGGGACTACCCGATCGAGCCGCAGGAAAACGGCAACTCCTTCATGCGCCATGCCCGGGCCAAGGTCATGGGCGGCTGCTCCAGCCACAACTCGTGCATCGCCTTCTGGGCTCCGCGCGAGGACATCGACGAGTGGGAGTCGAAATTCGGCGCCACCGGGTGGAACGCCGAGATGGCCTACCGCCTGTACAAGAAGCTGGAAACCAATGAGGATGCCGGGCCGGAGGCGCCGCACCACGGCGATTCGGGCCCGGTCAAGCTGATGAACGTGCCGGCCAACGACCCTTGCGGCGTGGCCATCCTGGATGCCGCGCAGCAGGCGGGCATCCCGCGCGCCAAGTTCAACAACAACGAGACGGTCATCAACGGCGCGAACTTCTTCCAGATCAACCGCCTGCCAGATGGAACCCGTTCCTCTTCCTCGGTCTCCTACATCCACCCGATCGAGGGCCGGGAGAACTTCTTCCTGCTCACCGGGCTGCAGGCGCGCAAGCTGAACTTCGATGCGTCCAAGCGCTGCACCGGCGTCGACGTAGTGGATGGCGCTTTCGGCCGCACCGTGACCCTGAATGCCGCCAAGGAGGTCGTCGTTTCGGCCGGAGCCATCGATTCGCCGAAGCTGCTGATGCTTTCGGGCATCGGCCCGGCCGAGCACCTGAAGGAGGTCGGCGTCGAGGTGCTGGTCGACTCCCCGGGCGTGGGCGAGCACCTGCAGGACCACCCGGAAGGCGTGATCCAGTGGGAGGCGAAGAAGCCAATGGTGGAATCCTCCACCCAGTGGTGGGAAATCGGCATCTTCACCCCCACCGAGGAAGGGCTGGATCGCCCGGATCTGATGATGCATTACGGTTCGGTGCCCTTCGATATGCATACCCTGCGCCAGGGCTACCCGACCAGCGAGAACACCTTCTGCCTGACTCCGAATGTCACGCATGCGAAGTCGCGGGGCACGGTGCGCTTGCGCAGTTGCGACTTCCGCGACAAGCCGAAGGTGGACCCGCGCTACTTCACCGATCCAGAGGGCCACGACAAGCGGGTGATGACCTTCGGCATCCGCAAGGCCCGCGAGATCGTCGCCCAGTCCCCAATGGCTGACTGGGCCGGCGTTGAGCAGTTCCCGGGCCAGGATGTGCAGAGCGACGAGGAGATCTTCGATTACCTGCGCCGCACCCACAACACCGTCTACCACCCGGCAGGCTCGGTGCGCATGGGCGCCGAGGACGATGAGATGAGCCCTCTGGATCCGCAGCTGCGGGTCAAGGGCGTCAGCGGCCTGCGTGTTGCCGATGCCTCGGTGATGCCGGAGCTGGTAACCGTGAACCCGAATATCACGGTGATGATGATCGGCGAGCGTTGTGCCGAGCTGATCCGCGAAAACTAGGGCGCAAAACAATGGTGGTGGCCATCGGGAAACCGGTGGCCACCACCGGTTGCGTGCTCCGAACTGTTTCGCGTTGTGGCCAAACATTACGAAGAACTGTTATCTGCAGCTGTTGGACGAGTATCTTCGAAAGGTGTCCACCGTGAATGATTATGACAATGTTGCCTCCGTCAGCGACTTCACCGAGCCGTTAATCGGTCAGCTGATCGACTTTCGGCGCGAGTTGCACCGGAACCCGGAACTGTCCTTCGCGGAACACCAGACAACCGAGCGCATCCTTGAAAGGCTGCGTTCTGCGGGGCTCTCGCCCCAGAAGATGACCAATACCGGCGCCTATGTGGACATTGGCGAAGGGCCGATCCGGATCGCCTTCCGCGCCGACATTGATGCGCTGCCGGTCATCGAGGAAACCGATCTTGAGTATTGCTCGCTGGTCGAGGGCGTGGCCCACGCCTGCGGCCACGACATCCACACCACGGTGATGCTGGGAGTCGCCCTGTCGCTGGGCAGGTTCAATGAAGCCGGCTTGCTCAATGGCCGGGTACGCGTCATCTTCCAGCCAGCCGAGGAGAAGCTTCCCGGGGGAGCGCTCTCGGTCATCGAGCAGGGATTGCTCGACGAGGTGCCCCGGGTATTGGCCCTGCACTGCGACCCGCGGATCGACGCCGGGCATATCGGCACCCGCATCGGTGCCATCACTTCTGCCAGCGACACGATCCGCATCGAGGTCAACGGCCACGGCGGGCATACCTCCCGGCCGCACCTGACCGAAGATATCGTTTTTGCGATGAGCCAGATCGCCACCCAGGTTCCCGCAGTGCTCGGCCGCAAAGTCGACGTGCGCTCGGCGGTCTCGGTGGTGTGGGGCCAGATTCATGCCGGCAGCGCGCCCAACGCGATCCCTGCCACCGGATACCTGGCCGGAACCATGCGTTGCCTGGATGGCGATATCTGGTACGAAGCCGGCGAGCTTCTGGATAATGTGGTGCGCCAGATTGCCGCTCCGTACGGCGTGGAAATCAAGCTGCAGCACACGCGCGGCGTTCCACCGGTCGTGAATGCGCCCGCAGAGACGGCGTTGATCGAGGATGCCGCACGTCGCGAGTTCGGTGCTGAAGCGATCGAGCTGACCCCGCAGTCCATGGGCGGGGAGGATTTTGCCTGGATGACCCAGAAGGTTCCCGGGGCCATGCTGCGCCTGGGCACGCGAACTCCGGGCGGGAAGACCTATGACCTGCACCGCGGCGATTACATGCCAGATGAATCCTGCATTGGCATCGGCGTGCGTATAATGACCGCCGCGGCGATGCAGGCCGTGCGCGAAGCCAACGCCAAATAGCGTGTTGGTCACAGTAAACTCAAAACTTTTTAACTAGTCTTTGACACTTTCTCAATTGTTTGAGTGACTTGGGATTTGACGTTAAGCGCTTGCCGTTTCGAGGCCGCTTAGTTATCCGTTTGTAATCTTTATCGTCTTTACCTGTGACGTATCTCCGATAGGCTATGGAAACGATGGGGAAGCTACGACTTTAGGCGTGCTCGCGTAAAGCCCAGGCAAAGGTGCTCTACAACGGTAGCTGGTGTCTTATCTCCCACAGGATCTCGCACGACTTTTGGAGGAATAGATGCGCTTCGTATCGCGCAAGACCGGTGTGGCAGCGGCCATGCTCGGCATCTCGGCTTTGGCTTTGAGCGCCTGCGGCGCTGCACCGGAAGAGTCCAGCTCAGCTGGCAAATACCCGGACTACGTAGGTTGCATTGTTTCGGACTCCGGTGGATTCGACGACCAGTCCTTCAACGAGTCTTCGTACCGCGGCCTGAAGAACGCCGAAAAGGACTTGGGCATCACGATCAAGGAAGCAGAGTCGAAGTCCAACGCCGACTTCGCCACCAACCTCCAGGGCATGATGGGCGCTAGCTGCAACCTGACCGTCACCGTGGGCTTCCTGCTGGCCGACGCTACTGCTGATGCAGCGGCAAAGAACCCGGATTCGCACTTCGCCATCGTCGATAACCAGTACGAGAAGAACATCGACAACGTCAAGCCGATCATTTACGACACGGCTCAGGCGGCCTTCCTCGCTGGCTACGCAGCGGCTGCTGCTTCCGAGACTGGCACCGTTGCCACCTTCGGCGGCATCCAGATTCCTACCGTCACCATCTTCATGGACGGCTTCGCCGACGGCGTTGCCAAGTTCAATGAAGACAAGGGCGAGAACGTGAAGCTGCTGGGCTGGGACAAGAAGAAGCAGAACGGCACCTTCTCCGGCGACTTCGAGAAGCAGGACAAGGGCAAGCAGATCACCAAGAACTTCATCTCCGCAGGGGCTGACGTGATCATGCCGGTTGCCGGTCCAGTGGGCAAGGGCGCTGGCGCTGCAGTAGCCGAAGCCAACAAGAGCGGCGAAAAGGCCAAGCTCATCTGGGTCGACTCCGATGGCTTCCTGACCGCACCTGACTACAAGGAATACATGCTGACCTCGGTCGTCAAGACCATGGACAAGGCTGTAGAAGACGTCATCAAGGCTGATGCCGAAGGCAAATTCGACGCTACTCCTTATGTCGGCACCTTGGAAAACGAAGGTGTCGCGCTGGCACCGTTCCACGATTTCGACTCGACCATCGGCGAGGACACCAAGAAGGAGATCGAAGCCCTCAAGGCCCAGATCATCTCCGGTGACCTGAAGGTCGAATCGGCAGCAAGCCCAAAGTAGGCTTTGGCACCTATTTCATTCAGCGCGTCACCGCCTGCCGGCATCCGGCGGGCCGGTGACGCGCTTTATGAATGCCTAGAGGCCAAAGCGGCTATCGGGCTAAACTACCTCGCACAACGAACTATGAAGATGGTGGAA encodes:
- a CDS encoding aldehyde dehydrogenase family protein; translation: MTNTLDSGSVQLKGSPNPQLLASGETIFIGGSFGPSASGETRAIHCPANGEQVALASEGTEADSIRAIKAARESFDSGVWSSVQAPERGRFLLRVAARLAERKEEFALAETLDSGKRIIESRIDMDDIIACFEYFGRLAGQDAGRIVDADDANVLSRIAYEPVGVATMITPWNYPLLQAAWKIAPALAAGCSFVLKPAELTPSTAVLMMDVLRQEGLPDGVANLVTGAGATAGAVLSEHPEVDLVSFTGGLVTGRKIAAAAAGTVKKVALELGGKNPNVIFADADFDAAVDNALNGAFVHSGQVCSAGSRLVVEASIAEKFVDALVRKAEQITLGGPFDEQAETGPLISAEHLAKVDAYVQGGIAEGARVRCGGRKATEEDGSGLGSGHFYLPTVIDQVTGSMSVAQDEAFGPTVTVETFTTEEEAIKIANDTVYGLAGAVWTQDAGKAQRVANRLRHGTIWINDYHPYLPQAEWGGFGQSGNGRELGPTGLGEYQEAKHIYQNLNPQVTGWFAEK
- a CDS encoding GMC family oxidoreductase; protein product: MSIDKKDFDYIIVGGGSAGAAVASRLSEDPSVSVALVEAGPDDRGYDEVLQLDRWMELLESGLDWDYPIEPQENGNSFMRHARAKVMGGCSSHNSCIAFWAPREDIDEWESKFGATGWNAEMAYRLYKKLETNEDAGPEAPHHGDSGPVKLMNVPANDPCGVAILDAAQQAGIPRAKFNNNETVINGANFFQINRLPDGTRSSSSVSYIHPIEGRENFFLLTGLQARKLNFDASKRCTGVDVVDGAFGRTVTLNAAKEVVVSAGAIDSPKLLMLSGIGPAEHLKEVGVEVLVDSPGVGEHLQDHPEGVIQWEAKKPMVESSTQWWEIGIFTPTEEGLDRPDLMMHYGSVPFDMHTLRQGYPTSENTFCLTPNVTHAKSRGTVRLRSCDFRDKPKVDPRYFTDPEGHDKRVMTFGIRKAREIVAQSPMADWAGVEQFPGQDVQSDEEIFDYLRRTHNTVYHPAGSVRMGAEDDEMSPLDPQLRVKGVSGLRVADASVMPELVTVNPNITVMMIGERCAELIREN
- a CDS encoding amidohydrolase codes for the protein MNDYDNVASVSDFTEPLIGQLIDFRRELHRNPELSFAEHQTTERILERLRSAGLSPQKMTNTGAYVDIGEGPIRIAFRADIDALPVIEETDLEYCSLVEGVAHACGHDIHTTVMLGVALSLGRFNEAGLLNGRVRVIFQPAEEKLPGGALSVIEQGLLDEVPRVLALHCDPRIDAGHIGTRIGAITSASDTIRIEVNGHGGHTSRPHLTEDIVFAMSQIATQVPAVLGRKVDVRSAVSVVWGQIHAGSAPNAIPATGYLAGTMRCLDGDIWYEAGELLDNVVRQIAAPYGVEIKLQHTRGVPPVVNAPAETALIEDAARREFGAEAIELTPQSMGGEDFAWMTQKVPGAMLRLGTRTPGGKTYDLHRGDYMPDESCIGIGVRIMTAAAMQAVREANAK
- a CDS encoding BMP family lipoprotein codes for the protein MRFVSRKTGVAAAMLGISALALSACGAAPEESSSAGKYPDYVGCIVSDSGGFDDQSFNESSYRGLKNAEKDLGITIKEAESKSNADFATNLQGMMGASCNLTVTVGFLLADATADAAAKNPDSHFAIVDNQYEKNIDNVKPIIYDTAQAAFLAGYAAAAASETGTVATFGGIQIPTVTIFMDGFADGVAKFNEDKGENVKLLGWDKKKQNGTFSGDFEKQDKGKQITKNFISAGADVIMPVAGPVGKGAGAAVAEANKSGEKAKLIWVDSDGFLTAPDYKEYMLTSVVKTMDKAVEDVIKADAEGKFDATPYVGTLENEGVALAPFHDFDSTIGEDTKKEIEALKAQIISGDLKVESAASPK